The Candidatus Acidiferrales bacterium genome contains the following window.
CGAAATATTCGAGCCTGGATTCAATCGTGGCTACGGCGTGGACGTGGAAGCAGCGCTTCCCGAAAGGATACAGCGGATCATGAAAATGTCTATTTCGCTGAGAGCCGTACCTCATTACTGCACGTGAGTTCCGAGTTTACGCTTCATCCACACGCCCGGAAGCTGCTTGTTGCCCATTCTTTGTAAATTCGTTAGCCTGAATTGCCATGTCTGCGGTTTCGCGCGCGCGTCGCTTGAAGGTGTGCTTGCTCTCTCCGCACCCGCTCGTCCGTTCGGAGTTCGAACGAGTTTTGCCCGCTAAGGATTTTCAGATATCCTTCAAAGCGGTCAATCCGGGTTCACCCGTTGAACTAAAGGAATTACCGATTCCTCGTGCAGCCGTTTATATTGTTGACGCGCAGTCGACGCAGGCAAGTATCCAGGCTCTGGTGGAAAATGTGCTTGGGCGCTATGCCAAGGCGCGTATTTTGGTACTGTCCGCGAAACACACGGACGCGGCGACATTTGATTTTCTGCGGCTTGGTGTGAAGGGGCTGCTGACCTACGGCCAGGCGGAAAAGCAGTGGCCGGCCGCGCTTCCTCTAGTGGCCGCCGGCGGCTATTGGGTTC
Protein-coding sequences here:
- a CDS encoding response regulator transcription factor; the encoded protein is MSAVSRARRLKVCLLSPHPLVRSEFERVLPAKDFQISFKAVNPGSPVELKELPIPRAAVYIVDAQSTQASIQALVENVLGRYAKARILVLSAKHTDAATFDFLRLGVKGLLTYGQAEKQWPAALPLVAAGGYWVPRAVLSRFVESILGSRKAAIARDKTPGTLSRREREVLESLLQNLSNKEIASKLNISERTVKFHVSNLLEKHGVRRRADLIVMRFQEAQYPV